The Vicinamibacteria bacterium genome contains the following window.
GCGCGGCCAGGGCCTGCTCGAAGGGGACCTCCTTGAGATCCAGGGTGATGGGCTGGTCCTGGAACTGGGGGTCGAAGATGAAATTCACTCCCGCCGCCTTCCCCAGAGCCAGGTAGGACTCGCGTAGGCTGGCGTTGTGGAAGGAGAGGCCGAGGGGGTCCCGGGCGCCCGGGCCCAGGGCCAGCCCCGGGAGCGCCTTCTCCCGCACCCGTTCCTTGATCTCGTCCAGGGAGACCGCCTTGGCTCCGGCTTGCCTCCGGGCCTCCGTGGCCTGGATCTCCCCCGCCACCACGGGGGAGGCGGGATCGAGGTCGAGGGCCAGCCGGTACTCGTCCAAGGCTTCCTTGAGGAGACCGCGTCCGCTCAGTCGGCGCGCGGCGAAGGTATGATCCTGGGCGGCGCGCAGGCGAGCCCGCTCCAGACTCTTCCGGTACTGGGGGTTGTCGGGATCGAGCTTCACGGCTCTGGAGTACTCGATCACCGCGCGGTCGTAGTCCTGGCGGCGCTCCGCCCGCTCCCCCGCCCGGAAGGCGCCGGAGGTCGCGCACCCCAGGAGCCCAAGCAGGGTCAGCAGGGAGGCGGCGCGCCTCATCCCCTGATCACCTCGACCCCAGGAGGGACCTGGAAGCGGAAGAGCCGGTCCGGCAGGTCCACGTTCTCCCGGATGTCGTCGAACTCGAAGCGGCTGCGGTCCCCCTGGGCGTCCTCGACCTGGATCCCGCGTACCCGGTCGGCCGCATCCAGGTCCACGAAGACCCGCTCGATCTCCGGCTCCGGCTTCCGGGGCGTGAGGCGCAATCGGGGCCGGCCGGAGGGCGTCCCCTCCAGGCCGACCTCGAACTGGCTGAGGATGTCGCCCTGGCCGGAGAGGAGCAGGGAAGGGATGCTCCGCTCGTGGTCCTGATCCCGCACCACCACTTGCCGATCGGCAGGAACATAGAAGTAGTAGGCCTTCCCGTCAGCGACGAACGTCTTCTTCTCGGGGTCCTTGTACTCCCAAAGCATGCGCCCCGGCCGCTTGATGGACAACACTCCGCGCTCCACCACCTCGCGGCCCAGGACTCCGGACCGGTAGGTCTGGACGAAGCGGGCGGTGAGATCGCCGACCCGGGCCTGGTGCGCCTCCAGGCGGTGGACGAGGCTCTCCGCGGGACTGGCCTCCGCCACGGGAAGGGGGACGGGGTGAGGGAAGAGAGCGCGAATCGCGAAGGCGGCCAGGGTGAGCAGCACAGGCAAAACATGATAGCTTAAATCCTCATGTCCCTGATCGGCACCCTGAGCGAGATCAAGCTGTCCGACGTCTTCCAGCTCTTCGCCGCCGGCAAGAAGACGGGTCTGCTCACGGCCTCCGCCCCCGGGCGGCAGGCCCTGGTGCGGTTCCACAAAGGGGCGGTGATTCACGCCAGCGCGGGACGCCTGCAGGGGGACGAGGCGGTGCTGGACATCTTCGGGTGGAGGGAGGGCCAGCTGACCTTCGTGCCCGAGGAGAGGGTGGTGGCGGCCAACGTCAGCCACGGAGTGGACGTGCTGATCATGGAGGGGCAGCGACTGGGCGAAACCTTCCACAAGATGAACGAGCTGATCCCCACCGACAACGTGGTCTTTCAAATGGCGCCTCCCCCGCCCGACGGCGCGCAGCACACCGTGGGGGCCACGGAGTGGAGAGTCCTCCGGCTGCTGGATGGGGTGCGCGATCTGCGCGAGTTGGTGGAGGCCGCGAAGCTTCCGCGCACGGAGGTGGCCCGCGTCCTCTTCGAGATGACGGTGGCCGGCTTCCTGGAAAAGGTGGAGGTCGAGAAAACCGCCCGCGCCCAGGCCCAGGGGCGCGGTCGGGAGCTGGCGGAGCTCGACGTCCGCTTCGAGGACGAGTGGCGCAAGGTGCTGCGCTTCGAGGCGGGCGTGCTCCAGGTACAGGTGCGCACGCTAGGGGCCCGAAAGCGGGCGGTGCTCGGCGTGGCCTTCCGCCCCGGCCTCATCCGCGACATCCACCTTCCCAAGAGCGCCCTCGTCGAGCTGAGCGTGCGTGAAGGAGAGGACGTTCTCGTCCGGCCCGTGGCCTGAGCCTGCTTCTCTGGTACCATCCTCGTGGTCCATGAGGCTCCTTCCTGTCCTCCTCCTGCTCTCGGCCGTGCCGGGCCGGCCGGCGAGCCCGTCGGAGCCGGAAATGCGGGGCCTTTGGGTAGTCCGCACGGCCCTCGTTTCTCCCCAAGCCGTGGACCGGGTGGTGGACGAGGCGCGGGAATCGGGCTTCAATACGCTCTTCGTCCAGGTGCGGGGCCGGGGCGACGCCTTCTACGAGTCTAACCTGGTCAGCCGCAGCTCCCTGCTCTGGCAACAGCCGGCCGACTTCGATCCCCTGGCCCGCCTGCTGGAGCGCGCCCGCGCCGCCGGCCTCTCCGTCCACGCCTGGCTCAATGTTCTCTTGACCGCGCATTTCACCCAGCCCCTGCCCGCGGGCCACGTCCTTCGATTGCACCCCGACTGGTTGATGGTCCCCCGGGCCGCCGCGGGGGCTAGCCTCGCCGGCCCGCCGTCCGCTCTGCCCCGCATCGTGGCCCAGGCCGCGCGCAGCGATGGGGACGTCGAGGGCTACTACCTGTCCCCCTCCGCCCCCGGCGTGGCCGAGCATCTGGAAGCGGTGGTGCGCGAGCTGCTGAGGAGGTACCCCGTTCAGGGGCTCCATTTGGACTTCATCCGCTATCCCGGGCCTGACTACGACTACTCGCGGCCGGCCCTCGAGGGCTTTCGTCGGGTCCACGGAGGCTCCGACCTGGTCGCGAGCCCCGCCCAGGACC
Protein-coding sequences here:
- a CDS encoding family 10 glycosylhydrolase, with the translated sequence MRLLPVLLLLSAVPGRPASPSEPEMRGLWVVRTALVSPQAVDRVVDEARESGFNTLFVQVRGRGDAFYESNLVSRSSLLWQQPADFDPLARLLERARAAGLSVHAWLNVLLTAHFTQPLPAGHVLRLHPDWLMVPRAAAGASLAGPPSALPRIVAQAARSDGDVEGYYLSPSAPGVAEHLEAVVRELLRRYPVQGLHLDFIRYPGPDYDYSRPALEGFRRVHGGSDLVASPAQDPAAWDRYRRDTLTALLVKIGKAAREELPGVVVSAAVVPDEAQAVSHRYQHWPAWMERGLLDALCPMTYTPDSRIFRQQLEQMLTHVVGSKPAIWAGIGAYRLPLAGILEKVRIARESGVSGVLLFSHESILPGDRVRLRHEAFPPPDALGPPGAGARTLSGRSPR
- a CDS encoding DUF4388 domain-containing protein, giving the protein MSLIGTLSEIKLSDVFQLFAAGKKTGLLTASAPGRQALVRFHKGAVIHASAGRLQGDEAVLDIFGWREGQLTFVPEERVVAANVSHGVDVLIMEGQRLGETFHKMNELIPTDNVVFQMAPPPPDGAQHTVGATEWRVLRLLDGVRDLRELVEAAKLPRTEVARVLFEMTVAGFLEKVEVEKTARAQAQGRGRELAELDVRFEDEWRKVLRFEAGVLQVQVRTLGARKRAVLGVAFRPGLIRDIHLPKSALVELSVREGEDVLVRPVA
- the lolA gene encoding outer membrane lipoprotein chaperone LolA, with amino-acid sequence MLLTLAAFAIRALFPHPVPLPVAEASPAESLVHRLEAHQARVGDLTARFVQTYRSGVLGREVVERGVLSIKRPGRMLWEYKDPEKKTFVADGKAYYFYVPADRQVVVRDQDHERSIPSLLLSGQGDILSQFEVGLEGTPSGRPRLRLTPRKPEPEIERVFVDLDAADRVRGIQVEDAQGDRSRFEFDDIRENVDLPDRLFRFQVPPGVEVIRG